Proteins encoded within one genomic window of Carassius gibelio isolate Cgi1373 ecotype wild population from Czech Republic chromosome A4, carGib1.2-hapl.c, whole genome shotgun sequence:
- the LOC127977081 gene encoding U6 snRNA-associated Sm-like protein LSm8: protein MSTALESYINRTVAIVTSDGRMIVGTLKGFDQTINLILDESHERVFSSSQGVEQVVLGLYIVRGDNVAVIGEIDDETDSALDLGNIRAEPLNSVVH, encoded by the exons ATGTCTACCGCTCTTGAGAGTTACATTAACC GGACGGTTGCCATCGTCACTTCAGATGGGAGAATGATTGTG GGGACGCTTAAGGGCTTCGATCAGACGATCAATCTCATCCTGGATGAAAGCCACGAGCGGGTGTTCAGCTCTTCCCAGGGAGTAGAGCAGGTGGTTCTGGGGCTGTATATTGTCAGAGGCGATAATGT GGCTGTAATTGGTGAAATTGATGATGAAACCGATTCTGCGCTGGATCTTGGAAACATAAGAGCAGAACCGCTCAATTCTGTGGTTCACTGA
- the LOC127977043 gene encoding tetraspanin-19-like, which translates to MKADDKLQILKFFLMLVNSFFVILGISVFACSAWILFDKDSFVSVLSSGQEVKEVAGGLFFIGLVVVIVSLLGYAAAYFESRCFIIFYMCFLIVIILGQLFTTVVLLIRREKIEQFLKDNVDEIIRQYGGNETQTSWKLLDSVQTSAQCCGRLNSNEWRNNTVIESLGGSDIYPCSCFNGTCPVILAGTHSFGNGSDIYKTVCEKVLMDWLEMNIIVIFGMDVGLLLIQILQFIFGIQTFICIGRKTRELHPNNLLNDIEENPAAQREHQQYSMQNHQSDSQTCDLQIDIGYYHHSEYVDGNYDDPEFITG; encoded by the exons ATGAAAGCAGACGACAAGCTTCAGATCTTGAAATTCTTTCTAATGCTGGTCAATTCCTTCTTTGTG ATTCTTGGCATCAGCGTTTTTGCGTGTTCTGCTTGGATTTTATTTGATAAGGACAGCTTTGTTAGCGTTCTCAGCTCTG GACAGGAAGTGAAGGAGGTGGCTGGGGGGCTCTTTTTCATCGGCcttgttgtggttattgtgtccTTGCTGGGTTATGCTGCTGCCTATTTTGAGAGCAGATGTTTCATCATATTT tatatgtgcttctTAATAGTCATCATTCTGGGTCAGCTTTTCACCACCGTTGTGCTGTTAATACGAAGAGAGAAG ATTGAGCAGTTTTTGAAGGATAATGTGGATGAGATCATTAGGCAGTACGGAGGAAATGAAACCCAAACATCTTGGAAACTTCTAGACAGTGTGCAGACTTCT GCACAATGCTGTGGTAGGCTGAACTCAAATGAATGGAGGAATAACACAGTTATTGAGTCGCTGGGGGGGTCTGACATCTACCCTTGCTCCTGTTTTAACGGTACCTGCCCTGTAATTCTGGCTGGAACACACAGCTTTGGAAACGGATCAGACATTTATAAAACG GTCTGTGAGAAGGTTTTAATGGACTGGCTGGAGATGAATATAATCGTAATATTTGGAATGGATGTTGGGCTTCTTTTGATTCAG AttctgcagtttatctttggcaTCCAAACCTTCATATGCATCGGCCGCAAGACGAGGGAACTGCATCCCAATAATCTCCTGAACGACATCGAGGAGAACCCAGCAGCACAGCGTGAACACCAGCAGTACAGTATGCAAAATCATCAGTCTGATAGTCAAACCTGTGACCTTCAAATAGACATTGGCTACTATCATCACAGTGAATATGTTGACGGGAATTATGACGACCCTGAATTTATAACAGGATAA
- the LOC127976990 gene encoding lipase maturation factor 2-like, with the protein MGEVKTPRQWFLWSIALIYVCAFASIYVQIPGLYGDEGILPVRLQMPKVQRPLLEQESLLCLGPSLGLAPQQTLELMCLLGVALGLGAVLLEPLRDSLIYLCLQALYLSLYNVGGDFLQSEWDVLLLEAGVLAVLVAPLGLLCRHSSYRYHDPVSFWLTRWLFFRLTFGTGVSKLASGDPAWYNLSAPSHHLENQMSPTLLAWYVHQLPDWLLRLGAVVVLQSEIIVPLVTFFAPIRRLRLFGFYVQLFLQLCSILTGNCSLLNLLRITLSFSLLDDDHFNSDSNSGPKKKKGQEKKPRSSGQALVSYLTLLVELAVYLFILYCFITLFKIQINWEEKTLSSKTSFDQNGFNAFLEVFQELTIWIGVLSFTWEAVSAMLNCVWTRGIASKLWSLLQWALITAAAAAVFALSVVPYTSMAGMSVSKVLPAVRDAYSAVERYQLVGAYGIQHRLISAEGRPEIILEGSYDGLTWTEMNPMYKPGDVNAVPPLVGPHQPRLEWLMWQAAQGGDDTSPWFTGLIQRLLQGKPEVVSLLQVDEAQYPFSQRPPALIKANLYNYHFTDPAKDKTHLQNWWRRQYKKEFFPIVNLDDPTLKKLLEESGLKEKSPVQPVSDTPVSQVLSLIRGHVKGFSGSFVLSALLATLASIFLIKAVFSWASGSRKPRPASADHKPKKPKEPSEMVEKSQAPAASNRGSKKDSNEKKDSDRSPRKRK; encoded by the exons GTTTGTATGGAGATGAGGGTATTCTCCCTGTGCGCCTGCAGATGCCAAAAGTGCAGCGGCCCCTACTGGAACAGGAGTCCCTTCTGTGTCTGGGGCCGTCTCTGGGTCTGGCCCCCCAGCAGACCTTGGAGCTCATGTGCCTGCTTGGAGTTGCACTAGGCCTGGGTGCCGTGCTGCTGGAGCCCCTGAGAGACAGTCTGATCTACCTCTGCCTGCAGGCCCTCTACCTTTCACTCTATAAT gtCGGTGGAGACTTCCTCCAGTCTGAATg GGACGTGCTGCTGTTGGAGGCTGGGGTTCTGGCTGTGCTTGTAGCTCCGCTGGGTTTGCTGTGCCGTCACTCCTCTTACAGATATCATGACCCTGTGAGCTTCTGGTTGACCCGTTGGCTGTTTTTCCGGCTGACATTCGGCACAGGTGTGAGTAAGCTGGCCAGTGGCGACCCTGCGTGGTATAACCTGTCAG CACCGAGTCATCATTTGGAGAACCAGATGAGCCCCACTCTTTTGGCCTGGTACGTCCATCAGCTTCCTGATTGGCTGCTGAGATTAGGAGCAGTGGTTGTGTTGCAGAGCGAGATCATTGTTCCTCTTGTGACGTTCTTTGCTCCCATCCGGCGTTTGAGACTGTTCGGCTTTTATGTTCAG CTGTTTCTCCAGCTCTGCTCCATCCTCACTGGTAACTGCAGTCTTCTGAACCTGCTGAGAATCACCCTAAGCTTCTCATTGCTGGATGATGATCATTTCAACTCTGACTCTAATTCTGGTCCAAAGAAGAAGAAGGGCCAGGAAAAAAAGCCTAGAA GCTCCGGACAGGCCTTGGTCTCTTATTTGACGCTGCTGGTGGAGTTGGCGGTCTACCTGTTCATCCTCTACTGTTTCATTACTCTCTTTAAGATACAGATTAACTGGGAAGAAAAAACTCTGTCATCCAAAACAA GTTTCGATCAAAATGGATTTAATGCGTTTCTGGAGGTTTTTCAGGAGCTCACTATCTGGATCGGTGTCCTGTCGTTCACCTGGGAAGCGGTGTCTGCCATGCTCAA TTGTGTGTGGACACGAGGTATTGCCAGCAAGCTCTGGTCTCTCCTTCAGTGGGCGCTCATCACAGCGGCTGCCGCGGCTGTCTTTGCCCTCAGTGTG GTTCCATACACATCCATGGCTGGCATGTCAGTCAGTAAAGTATTACCTGCAGTGCGAGACGCGTACAGCGCCGTAGAGAGGTACCAGCTGGTCGGGGCATACGGCATCCAGCACAGACTCATCTCTGCAGAGGGCAGGCCTGAGATCATTTTAGAGGGCAGCTATGATGGGCTGACATGGACG GAAATGAACCCTATGTATAAACCAGGAGATGTGAATGCAGTCCCACCCCTAGTAGGACCTCACCAGCCACGGCTGGAGTGGCTGATGTGGCAGGCCGCTCAAGGTGGGGATGATACAAGCCCCTGGTTTACAGGTCTCATACAGCGCCTCCTACAGGGTAAACCCGAGG TGGTTAGTCTGCTTCAGGTGGATGAAGCTCAGTACCCCTTTAGTCAGAGACCACCAGCGCTAATCAAAGCCAATCTTTATAACTATCACTTCACAGATCCTGCTAAAGACAA GACCCATCTGCAGAACTGGTGGAGGCGGCAGTACAAAAAGGAGTTTTTTCCCATTGTGAACCTCGATGACCCCACGCTTAAGAAACTGTTAGAGGAGTCTGGACTGAAG GAGAAGTCCCCGGTTCAGCCCGTCTCCGACACGCCTGTATCCCAAGTTCTGAGCCTCATTCGGGGCCATGTCAAAGGCTTCTCGGGGTCCTTCGTGCTTTCAGCACTGTTAGCTACTTTAGCCAGCATCTTCCTTATCAAAGCCGTCTTCTCCTGGGCTTCAGGGAGCCGAAAACCTAGACCAGCTTCAGCTGATCACAAACCTAAGAAACCCAAAGAGCCCTCTGAGATGGTGGAGAAAAGCCAAGCACCAGCTGCATCCAACCGGGGCAGCAAGAAGGACTCCAATGAAAAAAAGGACTCTGACAGGAGCCCCCGCAAGAGGAAATGA
- the LOC127977007 gene encoding thymidine phosphorylase isoform X2 translates to MSFKDNTISFPELIKLKRDGGQLNPAEIGTFVHGVTSGDIQDSQIGAMLMAIWQKGMTDEETVALTREMMNSGEIFKWPKEWLVIDKHSTGGVGDKVSLPLAPALAACGCKVPMISGRGLAHTGGTLDKLESIQGFKVNQSVEQVKQILEDVGCCIVGQTKNLVPADHVLYAIRDATSTVDSHPLIISSIISKKGAEGLSALVLDVKFGRAALYKDVDSARSLAQSLITVGNRLGVKTGAVLSRMDTPIGQSVGNALEVCEALECLKGRGSDDLKELVTYLGGQLLWMCGHSCTVESGIKEITLKLENGEALKKFEAMLMAQGVSADVAHSLCSDENDYFRHMKRAAHQTELDVPDNGAVLDIDGLALAEVLHKLGAGRSKSGEEIDHSVGAEILVKIGQQIQKGSKSCWKMKSASP, encoded by the exons ATGTCATTTAAAGACAACACAATTAGTTTCCCTGAGCTTATTAAGCTGAAACGAGACGGTGGCCAACTCAACCCAGCAGAGATAGGCACTTTTGTGCATGGAGTCACATCAGGAGACATCCAGGACAGTCAAATAG GTGCTATGCTAATGGCCATATGGCAGAAGGGCATGACCGATGAAGAGACCGTGGCATTGACGAGAGAGATGATGAACTCTGGGGAGATTTTTAAATGGCCGAAGGAATGGCTTGTGATAGACAAACACTCAACCGGTGGGGTTGGAGACAAAGTCAGTCTTCCACTCGCTCCTGCTCTGGCTGCATGTGGTTGTAAG GTGCCCATGATAAGTGGAAGAGGACTGGCACATACAGGCGGCACCCTTGACAAGCTGGAGTCTATCCAAGGGTTTAAAGTTAACCAGTCAGTTGAACAG GTGAAGCAGATCCTAGAGGATGTGGGCTGTTGCATTGTGGGACAGACAAAGAATCTGGTGCCAGCAGATCATGTTCTCTACGCCATCAGAGATGCCACATCGACTGTTGATAGTCATCCTCTTATCATAA GCTCCATCATCTCTAAGAAAGGAGCTGAGGGTCTCAGTGCTCTGGTGTTAGATGTGAAGTTTGGCAGAGCTGCTCTGTATAAAGATGTGGACAGCGCTCGCAGTCTTGCTCAGTCACTG ATCACTGTGGGTAACAGACTGGGTGTGAAAACAGGGGCGGTGCTTAGCCGAATGGACACTCCTATTGGCCAGAGTGTAGGAAATGCGCTCGAGGTGTGTGAAGCCCTTGAGTGTCTTAAAGGACGAGGGTCAGATGATCTCAAGGAACTGGTGACATATTTAG GTGGGCAACTATTGTGGATGTGTGGCCACTCCTGTACTGTAGAGAGTGGGATAAAAGAAATCACTCTGAAACTGGAGAATGGAGAAGCCCTGAAAAAGTTTGAGGCGATGCTGATGGCTCAGGGGGTGTCTGCAGATGTTGCACATTCCCTGTGTTCAGATGAGAACGACTACTTTAGGCACATGAAGCGTGCAGCACATCAGACAGAGCTTGATGTACCAGATAATG gagCCGTTTTGGACATCGACGGTTTGGCTCTGGCTGAAGTGCTGCATAAACTAGGGGCGGGCCGTTCTAAATCAGGAGAGGAAATCGATCACAGTGTGGGAGCAGAGATCTTGGTTAAGATAGGACAGCAGATACAGAAAG ggtccaagtcatgttggaaaatgaaatctgcatctccataa
- the LOC127977051 gene encoding uncharacterized protein LOC127977051 gives MFHMREVKIGESVCLSVLLFSGLVSCSGYFGSPITDDVATLDTLSENIPSDYKIPIEFITQDVGGACWLYLNLYKVERSLRTLAKKFGNLSTNKANITIFITMLEGFHFTLDKEELEVTMQTFECHYRRRKWPTRRYFSHVKKVLTAAGSMLGKFDDCTPPPCQIPTAPPFTPGQSRQQSSMNGAIHGLLVLCIIPSMALLVLSVRMVFRSSNCCMQRMHEVSFNEPHDGAEESRTGPHSGAAQGDPDSSSSSQQDRAWVDSLGCADTEV, from the exons ATGTTCCACATGAGGGAGGTTAAG ATTGGAGAAAGCGTTTGTCTATCAGTGTTGCTTTTTTCTGGGCTTGTGTCCTGCTCAGGTTATTTTGGAAGCCCTATAACAGATGATGTGGCCACGTTGGACACACTG AGTGAAAACATTCCCAGTGACTACAAAATACCTATCGAATTCATCACCCAGGATGTG GGTGGAGCTTGCTGGCTATATTTGAACCTGTATAAAGTTGAAAGAAGTTTAAGAACATTGGCCAAAAAGTTTGGAAACCTGTCCACCAATAAAGCGAACATCACTATTTTTATAACAATGCTGGAGGGTTTTCATTTCACTCTGGACAAAGAGGAGCTG GAGGTGACAATGCAAACATTCGAGTGCCACTATAGAAGGAGAAAGTGGCCGACTAGACGTTACTTTAGCCATGTTAAAAAGGTCCTTACAGCGGCTGGATCTATGCTTGGCAAGTTTGATGACTGCACACCTCCTCCTTGCCAGATCCCCACAGCTCCTCCATTCACACCAg GTCAAAGCAGACAGCAGAGCAGTATGAACGGAGCGATTCACGGGCTCTTGGTGTTGTGCATCATCCCAAGCATGGCACTTCTGGTCCTCTCTGTCAGGATG GTATTCAGAAGCAGCAACTGTTGTATGCAAAGAATGCATGAAGTCAGCTTCAATGAGCCCCATGACGGAGCTGAAGAAAGCAGAACTGGGCCCCACAGCGGAGCTGCACAAGGGGACCCCGATTCCAGCTCTAGCAGCCAGCAGGACAG GGCGTGGGTGGATTCTTTAGGGTGTGCAGACACAGAGgtgtaa
- the LOC127977007 gene encoding thymidine phosphorylase isoform X1, whose amino-acid sequence MSFKDNTISFPELIKLKRDGGQLNPAEIGTFVHGVTSGDIQDSQIGAMLMAIWQKGMTDEETVALTREMMNSGEIFKWPKEWLVIDKHSTGGVGDKVSLPLAPALAACGCKVPMISGRGLAHTGGTLDKLESIQGFKVNQSVEQVKQILEDVGCCIVGQTKNLVPADHVLYAIRDATSTVDSHPLIISSIISKKGAEGLSALVLDVKFGRAALYKDVDSARSLAQSLITVGNRLGVKTGAVLSRMDTPIGQSVGNALEVCEALECLKGRGSDDLKELVTYLGGQLLWMCGHSCTVESGIKEITLKLENGEALKKFEAMLMAQGVSADVAHSLCSDENDYFRHMKRAAHQTELDVPDNGAVLDIDGLALAEVLHKLGAGRSKSGEEIDHSVGAEILVKIGQQIQKGESWIRIHHNSPDLSAHYSKLQKVLVIGSRDEYKSASRVAEFIYPNKPNMS is encoded by the exons ATGTCATTTAAAGACAACACAATTAGTTTCCCTGAGCTTATTAAGCTGAAACGAGACGGTGGCCAACTCAACCCAGCAGAGATAGGCACTTTTGTGCATGGAGTCACATCAGGAGACATCCAGGACAGTCAAATAG GTGCTATGCTAATGGCCATATGGCAGAAGGGCATGACCGATGAAGAGACCGTGGCATTGACGAGAGAGATGATGAACTCTGGGGAGATTTTTAAATGGCCGAAGGAATGGCTTGTGATAGACAAACACTCAACCGGTGGGGTTGGAGACAAAGTCAGTCTTCCACTCGCTCCTGCTCTGGCTGCATGTGGTTGTAAG GTGCCCATGATAAGTGGAAGAGGACTGGCACATACAGGCGGCACCCTTGACAAGCTGGAGTCTATCCAAGGGTTTAAAGTTAACCAGTCAGTTGAACAG GTGAAGCAGATCCTAGAGGATGTGGGCTGTTGCATTGTGGGACAGACAAAGAATCTGGTGCCAGCAGATCATGTTCTCTACGCCATCAGAGATGCCACATCGACTGTTGATAGTCATCCTCTTATCATAA GCTCCATCATCTCTAAGAAAGGAGCTGAGGGTCTCAGTGCTCTGGTGTTAGATGTGAAGTTTGGCAGAGCTGCTCTGTATAAAGATGTGGACAGCGCTCGCAGTCTTGCTCAGTCACTG ATCACTGTGGGTAACAGACTGGGTGTGAAAACAGGGGCGGTGCTTAGCCGAATGGACACTCCTATTGGCCAGAGTGTAGGAAATGCGCTCGAGGTGTGTGAAGCCCTTGAGTGTCTTAAAGGACGAGGGTCAGATGATCTCAAGGAACTGGTGACATATTTAG GTGGGCAACTATTGTGGATGTGTGGCCACTCCTGTACTGTAGAGAGTGGGATAAAAGAAATCACTCTGAAACTGGAGAATGGAGAAGCCCTGAAAAAGTTTGAGGCGATGCTGATGGCTCAGGGGGTGTCTGCAGATGTTGCACATTCCCTGTGTTCAGATGAGAACGACTACTTTAGGCACATGAAGCGTGCAGCACATCAGACAGAGCTTGATGTACCAGATAATG gagCCGTTTTGGACATCGACGGTTTGGCTCTGGCTGAAGTGCTGCATAAACTAGGGGCGGGCCGTTCTAAATCAGGAGAGGAAATCGATCACAGTGTGGGAGCAGAGATCTTGGTTAAGATAGGACAGCAGATACAGAAAG GTGAATCATGGATCAGGATTCATCACAATTCCCCAGATCTGAGTGCACACTATTCTAAACTGCAGAAAGTTTTGGTCATTGGCAGCCGAGACGAATACAAGTCTGCTTCACGTGTGGCAGAATTCATCTACCCAAATAAACCCAACATGTCATAA